A single Osmerus mordax isolate fOsmMor3 chromosome 7, fOsmMor3.pri, whole genome shotgun sequence DNA region contains:
- the spen gene encoding msx2-interacting protein yields the protein MVRETRHLWVGNLPENVREEKIIEHFKRYGRVESVKVLPKRGSEGGVAAFVDFVDIKSAQKAHNSINKMGDRDLRTDYNEPGTIPSAARGLDDSLSLGSRARDVSGFTRVAGGPVYGPLASLHTRDGRFERRLDGTAESRERAYDHSAYGHHDRAGSSFDRQRHYETDYYRDGRERTLSAGGSVSSVVSGAGGSVPAGVGASIVGAGANGSGAPGISGTVVGGSGASVSSGVGYYRSLSRSPCRFEATDPRYDPRAREPFTLASTVHRDLYREQRGRRGERTYHHSRSRSPHSSHSRNPSPQRLASQATCPPRSHSSSRSRSRSSSSDSVSSTSSSTSDSDSSSSSSDDSPARSVQSAAVPAPSAIPLPALDKDEPRKSFGIKVQNLPVRSTDTSLKDGLFHEFKKYGKVTSVQIHGASEDRYGLVFFRQQEDQEKAFSASKGKLFFGMQIDVTAWNGPETESENEFRPLDERIDEFHPKATRTLFIGNLEKTTSYHDLLNIFQRFGEIVDIDIKKVNGAPQYAFLQYCDIASVCKAIKKMDGEYLGNNRLKLGFGKSMPTTCVWLDGLASNTTDQYLTRHFCRYGHVVKVVFDRMKGMALILYNNIEYAQAAVKETKGWKIGGNKIKVDFANQESQMAFYRSMQASGQDIRDFYEILSERRDERRPQYEFPAERAFYENVRTPGTYTEDPRRKYPARGREFYTEWDPYQGDFYDPRYFDDPREYREYRDPYEQDIRKYSYLQRERERERERFETDRERDHGRRTIERSQSPSHPRRPASPTASPSLSERPPSDSDRRVCGRSSEQSESCSSLSPPRFEKPDKARTDRYNKSDKPEKERLFVEAERGNGSEKEKRTGRKEKSEKEKSEKQRLKKLKVMSPSIPSSETDPELERDVSPDSVLRSKAIKFLAKEKDGAGKGQLDLPPCVVQLTRVKEKEGKLIGQTVQEKLRPKAETESPGLASPTTDPRSPLFRLEPQKPEVSKQGKVPKDKNMASLVEVVGLDVKIKAKKRGKSDLDGSNSMEYDRLAARKRRFEESMGKTERLKRPSQDDEDGKLGLRKLVENTLAKETEGDKNLVLKGIHKKEYRKSKSDRLVMVHSPNDEPQELESISMGMGLSLELQSRLGEPTEEAVDYLEPPCLTMEYEGLKSQSLLNISDNGSLSLDAVAENQTGRSIESEDRVEGQVKSIEEGEEHLDSDIYLPQSCVKPIDHSHTLKQKKEESGYSGKSESPQGSDMDDIERCSVVHETGNPPHEALENSLSYKWKKSESLDFEILNKKELNYGSSQLLHEDIDQRITSSIVKDECPSNEEEEASQLSQSVTSTEPKDSLKAEEKVFSRIESLKYDFDMTAKQFPSPDSECPKLRTTLLGCDEELLQRWERRIKSDSVNLDMTFPSSIVKSEGIRKRLVRVLEPGEVQSDSDDDGENKHHSPKSSTSLSYILGEREERLTDLKLSGSLEKNKFYSFALDKTITPDTKALLERARSLSSSREDNWSFLPSRFPSSHSCSDKEKVELAPRPIPSWYMKKKKIRTDSEGKMCAKKEELKPQDQERQELFASRFLHSSIFEQDSRRLQHLKGKDHQHFESGVDKHHVKQGAVEGQSVAEGGDLPQEPIVLFQSRFLELQQKKGEQVEYVDMAAETEGQIGNKEEFFMTTEPEMHSDIKPVSPSLILPVSPVVVSPREMSPQHEKEANETSSPEQTYSLIKEEKVEPIHEVSPPQSPPEVKEPSVPILTISSPSVLTEPEIKVETKEELCEHKPPKENNLREHGMFFEDKPLTPGSSLSSFEVEPMELHSSASPEHKDNMEVIKTEPQAERIDSVDFELLQKSETCHEVQMPVLDAEVKATQPTRKQPKSKRAKSNVSVTQKPHSSQTAALEKPATRKSERIDKEKLKRASSPRGDVSKALTDPKTTNKSPIYAPDSEQNIDGNSIHGRARRRNVKSVYATQQDGEAQQTGKDVVESSRSTRKRGADKELVQQDGQNPATNTRRGRPPKARKRGEDVSPVKGDHQKTSEDDTDIKEPASTGDVSRVSEGWRSPRTLKVQSAQNTSPSGISAGRKASRVDKQSEMISSTDKTVDTIIEDPELDANDESEQVEHILVEESKRSAVLKNEKDSTDQIEKKSTEKAKKVESTSADKRQQSEKSIKGKAPRLTQNTKQVTEDKSHSLRNLEIRVSVDDVKGLLPPDEDEPESLEAPPKKTKPGTAEEKTTSHLKGADELCTEGKEEEMTPDSEPPVDPAAALLARQMELERAVENIAKLTQEQPPQPFKEPPTEPPVLRPPVKVEPEVQTEVEEEKPANPASETELAAAIDSITAEDISADTDGFTAPPTYTALIPTPEPLVSPPSSEVMEPETHMVITNINETVSDVSVIMPRAKPEMPDSKKASSVPEDRPLPETPKKASKIRSKTPKKSRNRKGAINRKGETVEEVSEPTPSLLKLPGSIPEDLETNSKAATVTAAATTAASVVTAAATCKRDIMCTMTVDTPKEAEQPAVEQPVPQESAFHSGTTSISVCKKPSTQTSASALSPSPALTPPSTHFNIPPSRHGKMPLSPDWHPRAEDSRIHVTPASQVTIVTSSAPTVTTLGTPIGNPPLPPDTKASDIDPSSSTLRKILMEPKYMTVSNSNSIATTMLTTTLADPRMSENENSSDTRHPHSEDRPLSMTPQHTPQKPSPLTETQQNFGEKMHSVISSPTTSVISRIPMPFDTDEAPRISLSNRSSGLSLPKQKFKSSMNENHRYHGIEASDDGSGRGRSVVENTPYNTGSSPGLRVNTSEGVVVLSYSGQKMEGPQRISAKISLIPQASAGDIEFQQSVSKSQIKQEPLTPSQPTTPKGQPTPTGYGHTGVLLTGQLYNSQPVISSVKQENQCSDKLEASYHHGPPVGPVKMFQQPVTNSQVLIYNQAVMQQHAKKSLGADSTAMKDLVKPSNLSPVMSPHHPSLAGNRMSPSPITPTDRTVPHLKQEPISPRTMGHSPSPFAKACPPNSSPIGSVVMSSGMPTMSPYAPSVHHPHPEQSVIMPPHSVTQSASIGHISHGEVRMNTPQLSGMNYGRRADSLPLPRGPPQRSNTPQPVIIRDMVLHSHTGTAGPPPSNNTDEDPRHFHQALRRPSAPQLQSDVMMLQAEHRGLHPGLRLDQYRDMRILMHHQLGEHGAAEARQSRTPEAGGNSFSNISAPSKSPLMGKSMLQPVKETSKPLEGNMSHPPHAESRIMGVHTSSPVMVSPHPQGVPLMHPGGAGSFPVYRDMRGFPSQFPNHPSMGLNLSPSGLTPSQVHQEGDLGHRSKLSQSLSAGPQGGGSNAKSDTAHLRHTATMDLSNMSRMQRDTVSPSYPSPMALSHKQELTLQKSQAAFLSSPPTTALPSKLRPESKMEHSGHQSLDTVQLLTKYPILWQGLLALKNDQAAVQLHFVSGNNVLAHRSLPPPEGGSLLRIAQRMRLEGVQLEGVARRMMVDSDYCLLLALPCGRDQDDVLSQTHALKGGFITYLQAKQAAGIINVPNPGSNQPAYVVQIFPPCEFSEIHLSRLAPDLLNSISSISPHLMIVIASV from the exons ATATGGACGTGTTGAGAGTGTCAAGGTGCTACCAAAGCGAGGATCAGAAGGCGGAGTTGCAGCCTTTGTGGATTTCGTGGACATTAAAAGTGCTCAGAAGGCTCACAATTCTATCAATAAGATGGGGGACAGAGACCTTCGCACTGATTACAATGAGCCGGGCACTATCCCTAGTGCCGCGCGAGGGCTGGACGATAGTCTGAGTTTAGGCTCTCGTGCCCGGGATGTTTCCGGGTTCACGAGAGTAGCAGGGGGCCCAGTGTATGGGCCCCTTGCGTCGCTCCACACCAGAGATGGACGCTTTGAACGCAGACTAGACGG GACCGCTGAGAGTCGGGAACGTGCATACGATCACAGTGCCTATGGACATCATGACCGTGCCGGTAGCAGCTTTGACCGCCAACGCCACTACGAAACGGATTACTACCGCGATGGCAGGGAGAGGACTCTTAGTGCTGGTGGGAGTGTCTCCAGCGTTGTCAGTGGAGCTGGTGGATCTGTCCCGGCTGGAGTTGGCGCGAGTATTGTGGGTGCTGGTGCCAACGGCAGCGGGGCGCCTGGGATCAGTGGTACTGTCGTGGGAGGGAGCGGAGCATCCGTGTCCTCCGGAGTGGGCTACTATCGTTCGCTTAGCCGGAGCCCTTGTCGCTTTGAAGCCACAGACCCTCGGTATGACCCCCGTGCAAGAGAACCCTTCACCCTGGCCAGCACGGTCCACAGGGATCTTTACAGAGAACAGAGGGGACGTCGCGGGGAACGGACTTACCACCACAGTCGAAGCCGGTCTCCGCACTCGTCGCACTCGCGGAACCCCTCTCCGCAGAGGCTGGCCAGCCAGGCCACCTGCCCGCCTCGCTCCCACAGCAGCTCCAGATCCCGAAGCCGGTCCTCTAGTTCTGACTCcgtcagcagcaccagcagcagcaccagcgaCAG TGATTCTAGCAGTAGTTCGAGTGATGATTCCCCAGCTCGGTCTGTCCAATCAGCCGCTGTCCCTGCACCATCAGCAATTCCTCTACCTGCTCTTGACAAGGATGAGCCTCGCAAAAGTTTTGGCATCAAAGTCCAGAATCTTCCTGTGCGTTCTACAG ATACGAGTCTGAAAGATGGCCTGTTCCATGAGTTTAAGAAGTATGGAAAGGTAACATCGGTGCAAATCCACGGAGCGTCAGAGGACCGGTATGGCCTTGTTTTCTTTCGCCAGCAAGAGGACCAGGAGAAGGCCTTCAGTGCATCGAAGGGGAAGCTGTTTTTTGGCATGCAAATTGATGTCACTGCCTGGAATGGCCCTG agacagaaagtgagaaCGAGTTCCGGCCTTTGGATGAGAGGATAGATGAATTTCACCCCAAAGCCACACGGACACTCTTTATTGGCAATCTGGAGAAGACCACAAGCTACCATGACCTCCTCAACATCTTTCAACGCTTTGGGGAAATTGTG GATATTGACATCAAGAAAGTTAATGGTGCCCCTCAATATGCCTTTCTGCAATACTGCGATATCGCCAGTGTTTGCAAGGCCATAAAGAAGATGGATGGGGAATATCTTGGCAACAATAGGTTAAAG CTTGGTTTTGGAAAGAGTATGCCCACAACTTGTGTTTGGTTGGATGGTTTAGCCTCAAACACCACGGATCAGTATTTAACCCGTCACTTCTGTCGCTATGGACACGTTGTGAAG GTTGTCTTTGACAGAATGAAAGGAATGGCCCTAATTCTGTACAATAACATAGAATATGCACAGGCAGCCGTCAAGGAGACCAAGGGTTGGAAGATTGGGGGCAATAAAATCAAG GTGGACTTTGCAAATCAAGAAAGTCAGATGGCTTTCTATCGTTCAATGCAGGCTTCTGGACAGGATATTCGAGACTTTTATGAGATCCTATCTGAACGAAG GGATGAGCGCAGACCTCAATACGAGTTTCCAGCAGAACGAGCGTTCTATGAGAATGTGAGAACCCCTGGAACCTACACTGAAGATCCACGGCGCAAGTACCCAGCCAGAGGCCGGGAATTCTATACCGAATGGGACCCATATCAAGGAGATTTCTATGACCCGCGATACTTCGACGACCCCCGTGAATACAGAGAGTACAGGGACCCCTATGAGCAGGATATCCGCAAATACAGCTAcctacagcgagagagagaaagggagagggagcgctTTGAAACCGACCGTGAACGCGATCATGGACGGAGGACAATCGAGCGGAGTCAGAGCCCCTCTCATCCACGACGTCCGGCCAGCCCCActgcatctccctccctctccgagcGTCCACCAAGTGATTCAGACCGAAGGGTTTGCGGTCGGTCTTCGGAACAAAGTGAAAGTTGTAGTTCCCTTTCCCCGCCTAGATTTGAAAAGCCTGACAAGGCACGAACTGATCGCTATAACAAAAGTGACAAgccggagaaggagagactctTTGTTGAAGCTGAACGTGGGAATGGGAGTGAAAAGGAGAAGCGGACTGGACGCAAGGAGAAGAGCGAAAAGGAAAAAAGCGAGAAACAGAGGCTGAAGAAGCTGAAGGTGATGTCACCCAGCATTCCATCATCTGAGACCGACCCTGAACTTGAACGTGATGTCAGCCCGGATTCAGTTCTCCGAAGCAAAGCTATCAAGTTTCTGGCAAAGGAAAAAGATGGTGCTGGCAAAGGACAGCTGGACCTTCCACCTTGTGTTGTGCAGTTAACAAGAGTGAAAGAAAAGGAAGGCAAACTTATCGGCCAGACTGTCCAGGAAAAACTGAGACCAAAAGCAGAGACTGAAAGTCCTGGGCTTGCATCGCCTACGACTGATCCGAGGAGTCCTCTCTTCCGCTTGGAACCTCAAAAACCAGAGGTCTCCAAGCAAGGAAAGGtgccaaaagacaaaaacatgGCAAGTCTGGTGGAAGTTGTTGGACTTGATGTGAAAATTAAAGCCAAGAAACGTGGAAAGTCTGACCTCGATGGATCCAATTCAATGGAATATGACCGTTTAGCCGCACGGAAGAGGCGTTTTGAGGAGTCTATGGGGAAGACTGAAAGACTTAAGAGACCTAGTCAAGATGATGAGGATGGTAAACTAGGGCTTAGGAAACTAGTTGAAAATACTTTGGCtaaagagacagaaggagacaaGAATCTTGTGCTGAAAGGGATACATAAGAAGGAATACCGGAAGTCTAAATCGGATAGACTGGTAATGGTTCATAGTCCAAATGATGAACCACAAGAGTTGGAAAGTATCTCTATGGGAATGGGTCTCAGTTTGGAACTGCAGTCTCGACTAGGGGAACCGACAGAGGAGGCTGTCGACTATTTAGAGCCCCCATGTCTTACAATGGAATATGAAGGATTGAAAAGCCAGAGTCTCCTTAATATCTCTGACAATGGCAGTCTTTCCTTGGATGCAGTCGCAGAGAATCAGACAGGGAGATCAATAGAAAGTGAAGATCGTGTAGAAGGACAGGTCAAAAGCATAGAAGAGGGTGAAGAACATCTTGACTCTGACATTTACCTTCCTCAGAGCTGTGTGAAACCAATAGATCACAGCCATACACTTAAACAGAAAAAAGAAGAGTCGGGTTATTCTGGCAAATCTGAAAGCCCTCAGGGTTCTGACATGGATGACATCGAAAGGTGCAGTGTTGTGCATGAGACAGGAAACCCACCTCATGAAGCCCTTGAAAATTCTCTATCCTATAAATGGAAAAAATCGGAGAGTTTAGATTTTGAAATTCTCAATAAGAAAGAACTGAACTACGGGAGTTCCCAGCTATTACATGAAGATATTGACCAACGTATCACATCATCAATAGTCAAGGATGAGTGTCCCTcaaatgaggaagaggaggcttcCCAGTTATCACAGTCAGTCACAAGTACAGAACCTAAAGACTCTCTAAAAGCAGAGGAAAAAGTCTTCTCACGGATTGAGTCATTGAAATACGACTTTGACATGACAGCCAAACAATTTCCGTCTCCTGATTCTGAATGTCCAAAACTCAGGACGACGTTGCTTGGTTGTGATGAAGAGTTGCTGCAACGGTGGGAGAGACGGATCAAATCTGATTCTGTCAACCTGGACATGACCTTCCCCAGTAGCATCGTGAAGAGCGAGGGCATCCGTAAGCGTCTTGTCCGTGTACTGGAACCAGGAGAGGTGCAGTCAGATTCGGACGATGACGGAGAGAATAAACACCATTCCCCCAAGTCAAGCACCTCACTTTCCTACATACTCGGTGAACGTGAAGAAAGGTTGACGGACCTAAAGCTTTCAGGCTCTTTGGAGAAGAACAAGTTTTATTCTTTTGCACTGGACAAGACCATAACTCCTGACACAAAGGCACTTCTAGAGCGGGCCAGGTCACTGTCATCCTCAAGGGAAGATAATTggtcctttcttccctctcgcTTTCCAAGTTCCCACAGTTGTTCAGACAAAGAGAAAGTAGAACTGGCACCTCGACCTATTCCCTCTTGGtacatgaagaagaagaagattcgTACTGACTCTGAAGGAAAAATGTGTGCTAAAAAAGAGGAGCTTAAGCCACAGGATCAAGAACGACAGGAGCTGTTTGCTTCTCGTTTTCTTCACAGCTCAATCTTTGAACAGGATTCAAGGCGACTGCAACATCTTAAAGGCAAAGATCATCAGCATTTTGAATCGGGGGTTGACAAGCATCACGTCAAACAAGGTGCTGTTGAAGGACAATCTGTGGCAGAAGGAGGGGACCTTCCTCAAGAGCCCATAGTCCTTTTCCAAAGTCGCTTTTTGGAACTTCAGCAAAAGAAAGGAGAGCAGGTTGAGTATGTCGATATGGCGGCTGAAACGGAAGGGCAAATTGGCAATAAAGAGGAGTTCTTCATGACGACTGAACCTGAAATGcattcagacattaaacctgtGAGTCCCTCACTTATTCTTCCAGTTTCACCAGTTGTTGTTTCACCCAGAGAGATGTCCCCACAGCACGAGAAAGAAGCTAATGAAACTTCATCTCCAGAGCAAACCTATTCACTTATTAAAGAAGAAAAAGTTGAACCTATTCACGAGGTGTCTCCTCCACAATCCCCTCCAGAGGTAAAGGAACCGTCTGTCCCCATTTTAACTATATCCTCTCCTTCGGTCCTGACCGAGCCGGAGATTAAAGTGGAAACAAAAGAAGAATTATGCGAGCACAAACCcccaaaagaaaataatttgaggGAACATGGTATGTTCTTTGAAGACAAGCCTCTCACTCCTGGCAGTTCTTTAAGTAGTTTTGAGGTAGAACCCATGGAATTACACAGTTCCGCTTCTCCCGAGCACAAAGACAATATGGAAGTGATCAAAACGGAGCCTCAAGCAGAGAGAATTGATTCTGTAGACTTTGAGCTGCTACAGAAATCAGAAACTTGTCATGAGGTTCAGATGCCAGTCTTGGATGCTGAAGTTAAAGCAACACAACCAACCCGCAAACAGCCCAAGAGTAAAAGGGCCAAGTCAAATGTGTCAGTAACTCAAAAGCCACATTCCTCTCAAACTGCAGCCCTTGAAAAACCAGCAACACGGAAGAGTGAACGAATTGACAAAGAAAAGCTCAAGAGGGCCTCATCTCCACGAGGGGATGTCTCAAAAGCACTGACTGACCCCAAAACCACTAACAAGTCACCTATTTATGCCCCCGACTCCGAGCAAAACATTGATGGCAACTCAATCCACGGAAGGGCTAGGCGCAGAAATGTTAAATCAGTGTATGCAACACAGCAGGATGGAGAGGCTCAACAAACTGGCAAAGATGTAGTGGAGTCATCTCGCTCCACTCGTAAGCGTGGAGCTGACAAAGAGCTTGTTCAGCAAGATGGACAGAATCCAGCTACTAACACAAGGCGAGGTCGCCCTCCCAAGGCACGCAAGCGGGGTGAAGATGTATCGCCAGTAAAAGGGGACCATCAGAAAACTTCAGAGGATGACACTGATATCAAAGAGCCTGCAAGCACAGGGGATGTCTCAAGAGTTTCTGAGGGTTGGCGTTCACCGCGAACCCTGAAAGTGCAATCAGCTCAAAATACTTCCCCCTCTGGAATCTCAGCTGGCAGGAAGGCAAGCAGGGTAGATAAACAATCCGAAATGATATCATCAACAGATAAGACCGTTGACACAATTATTGAAGATCCTGAGCTTGATGCTAATGACGAGTCTGAGCAGGTGGAACATATTTTAGTTGAGGAAAGTAAGAGAAGCGCAGTGCTGAAAAATGAAAAAGACTCAACAGATCAAATTGAGAAGAAATCAACCGAAAAGGCCAAGAAGGTGGAATCAACTAGTGCGGATAAGAGACAACAATCTGAAAAGAGTATCAAAGGTAAAGCCCCAAGGTTGACTCAAAACACTAAACAAGTGACCGAAGATAAGTCCCACAGCTTAAGAAACCTTGAGATTCGAGTAAGTGTAGATGATGTCAAGGGGTTGCTACCCCCAGATGAGGATGAACCTGAGTCCTTAGAGGCTCCTCCAAAAAAGACAAAACCAGGAACAGCAGAAGAAAAGACTACCTCTCATCTTAAAGGGGCAGATGAGCTTTGCACAgagggaaaagaagaagaaatgacACCTGACTCGGAGCCCCCTGTAGATCCAGCAGCAGCTCTTTTGGCACGGCAGATGGAACTTGAAAGAGCAGTTGAAAACATAGCCAAACTTACACAAGAGCAACCTCCTCAACCCTTTAAGGAACCACCTACAGAACCACCGGTCTTACGTCCTCCTGTCAAAGTGGAGCCAGAAGTTCAAACAGAGGTTGAGGAGGAAAAGCCGGCAAACCCGGCAAGTGAAACCGAACTTGCCGCTGCCATCGATTCCATAACTGCTGAAGACATATCTGCTGATACAGATGGATTTACAGCTCCTCCTACTTACACTGCACTAATTCCAACGCCTGAACCACTGGTCTCACCTCCTTCCAGTGAGGTAATGgaacctgaaacacacatgGTCATCACCAATATAAATGAAACAGTCTCTGATGTTAGTGTCATAATGCCTCGTGCCAAACCAGAAATGCCTGATTCAAAGAAAGCATCATCTGTGCCAGAGGACCGCCCTTTACCAGAAACCCCCAAGAAGGCCAGCAAAATCAGGTCCAAGACTCCAAAGAAATCCAGGAATCGGAAAGGTGCCATCAACAGAAAGGGTGAGACTGTTGAAGAGGTGTCAGAACCCACACCCTCCCTTCTGAAGCTACCAGGCTCCATCCCTGAAGATCTGGAGACCAACTCCAAAGCAGCTACAGTCACAGCCgcagcaacaacagcagcatcgGTTGTCACCGCAGCTGCTACCTGCAAACGGGATATTATGTGCACCATGACCGTTGACACCCCCAAGGAGGCGGAACAGCCTGCTGTGGAGCAACCAGTACCCCAAGAATCAGCCTTTCACTCTGGCACAACGAGCATCTCTGTCTGTAAAAAACCATCAACACAAACATCAGCCTCTGctctatctccatctccagccctcACACCACCTTCAACCCATTTTAACATCCCTCCGTCTCGCCATGGTAAGATGCCGTTGTCCCCAGACTGGCATCCAAGAGCTGAAGATAGTAGAATCCATGTTACACCTGCATCTCAGGTGACTATAGTCACTTCCTCGGCACCTACAGTAACCACTCTTGGGACCCCTATAGGGAATCCTCCATTACCCCCTGATACTAAGGCATCAGACATTGATCCAAGTTCAAGTACACTGAGAAAAATACTGATGGAACCAAAATACATGACGGTATCTAACAGCAACTCGATTGCCACAACCATGTTGACGACTACGCTAGCGGACCCTCGCATGTCAGAGAACGAAAATTCTTCTGACACAAGGCACCCACATTCAGAAGACAGACCGTTATCTATGACACCACAGCACACTCCACAAAAGCCATCCCCACTCACTGAGACCCAGCAGAACTTTGGAGAAAAGATGCACTCAGTCATTTCATCCCCTACCACCTCTGTCATAAGCAGGATACCGATGCCTTTCGACACTGACGAAGCCCCACGGATATCCCTTAGCAACCGCAGTTCTGGTCTGTCTCTGCCCAAGCAGAAATTCAAATCAAGCATGAATGAAAATCACAGGTATCATGGCATAGAGGCATCAGATGATGGAAGTGGTAGAGGGCGTTCTGTAGTGGAGAACACACCCTACAACACAGGCTCCAGTCCTGGTTTGAGGGTCAACACTTCTGAGGGTGTGGTGGTACTAAGTTACTCTGGTCAGAAAATGGAGGGACCTCAGCGGATAAGTGCCAAAATTAGCCTGATCCCACAAGCCAGTGCAGGTGACATAGAGTTTCAGCAGTCAGTCTCCAAGTCTCAGATTAAACAAGAACCTCTTACCCCATCCCAACCTACAACACCAAAAGGACAGCCAACTCCCACTGGGTATGGACATACTGGTGTGCTCCTTACTGGCCAGTTGTACAATTCCCAGCCTGTTATATCCTCTGTTAAGCAAGAAAATCAGTGTTCAGATAAACTTGAAGCTTCGTATCACCACGGACCCCCAGTTGGTCCAGTAAAGATGTTCCAACAACCAGTCACTAATTCACAAGTATTAATTTACAATCAAGCTGTGATGCAGCAGCATGCCAAGAAAAGTCTTGGAGCAGACTCGACAGCAATGAAGGACCTGGTCAAACCGTCTAACCTCAGCCCAGTCATGAGCCCACACCACCCATCTTTGGCTGGGAACCGAATGAGCCCCAGCCCCATCACCCCAACTGATCGGACAGTTCCACACTTAAAGCAAGAACCCATCTCCCCTCGAACGATGGGACACTCACCGTCCCCCTTTGCCAAAGCTTGCCCTCCCAACAGTTCCCCCATTGGCTCCGTGGTCATGAGTTCCGGCATGCCTACAATGTCTCCTTATGCCCCCAGTGTTCATCACCCTCACCCAGAGCAGTCAGTCATAATGCCACCTCACAGTGTCACCCAGTCAGCGTCCATAGGTCATATCTCACACGGTGAGGTCAGGATGAACACCCCGCAGCTCTCTGGGATGAACTACGGCAGGCGAGCCGATTCCCTGCCATTGCCCCGTGGACCTCCACAGAGGTCCAATACCCCTCAGCCGGTCATAATCAGAGACATGGTGCTGCATTCACACACTGGCACAGCCGGGCCACCTCCCAGCAACAACACAGATGAGGACCCCAGGCACTTCCACCAGGCACTACGCCGCCCTTCTGCACCACAGTTGCAGTCGGATGTGATGATGCTGCAGGCAGAACACAGAGGGCTCCATCCAGGCCTGCGTCTGGACCAGTACCGGGACATGCGCATACTCATGCACCATCAGCTAGGAGAGCATGGCGCCGCCGAGGCCAGGCAGTCGCGCACCCCGGAAGCTGGCGGAAACTCGTTCAGCAACATATCTGCCCCTTCTAAGAGTCCTTTGATGGGGAAAAGTATGTTGCAGCCTGTCAAAGAAACATCCAAGCCGTTGGAGGGAAATATGTCACACCCACCTCATGCAGAAAGTAGGATCATGGGAGTGCACACATCTTCTCCTGTCATGGTGTCTCCTCATCCTCAAGGGGTTCCTCTGATGCATCCAGGCGGCGCAGGATCCTTTCCTGTTTACCGTGACATGAGAGGTTTCCCTTCCCAGTTCCCCAACCACCCTTCAATGGGATTGAACCTCAGCCCCTCTGGATTAACACCTTCCCAG GTTCATCAGGAGGGTGATCTGGGTCACAGGAGCAAGCTGTCTCAGTCACTGTCTGCCGGGCCACAAGGTGGAGGAAGCAATGCAAAATCGGACACGGCTCACCTGCGTCACACAGCCACCATGGACCTCTCCAACATGTCTCGCATGCAGAGGGACACTGTCTCACCTTCGTATCCATCACCCATGGCTCTCTCCCACAAGCAAGAGCTCACTCTGCAAAAGAGCCAAGCAGCCTTCTTGTCCAGCCCCCCAACAACGGCTCTCCCATCAAAGCTGCGACCAGAGAGTAAAATGGAGCACTCAGGACACCAGTCCCTTGACACAGTACAGCTTCTAACG AAATACCCTATTTTGTGGCAAGGTCTGTTGGCACTGAAAAATGATCAGGCGGCTGTCCAGCTTCACTTTGTCTCTGGGAACAATGTGCTGGCCCACCGCTCCCTTCCGCCCCCAGAGGGAGGTTCCCTGCTCCGCATCGCCCAGCGAATGAGACTGGAGGGGGTTCAACTGGAGGGTGTGGCCCGCAGAATGATG gtGGACAGTGACTATTGCCTTTTGCTGGCTCTGCCGTGCGGTAGAGACCAAGATGACGTCCTTAGTCAGACCCACGCCTTAAAGGGAGGCTTCATCACCTACCTGCAGGCCAAACAGGCAGCTGGCATCATCAACGTACCAAACCCCGGCTCCAATCAG cCGGCTTACGTGGTGCAGATTTTCCCACCGTGCGAGTTCTCTGAGATCCACTTGTCAAGGCTTGCTCCGGACCTTCTCAACAGCATCTCCAGCATCTCCCCTCACCTAATGATTGTCATTGCCTCAGTTTAA